The Rhododendron vialii isolate Sample 1 chromosome 1a, ASM3025357v1 region TCTTCTTTAGATGGGCAAGAACATCATATTTCACTTGCTCCTCCTCTTTTGGGACTTCTTCTTGTGTAACTGGTACTTGCAAACTATGGCTTGGCTGATTGCGGGGCTGTCTTTTATAAGTCAGATATGTCTTGCACACATGGACAACCTCCTTCCCGTCCCCTTCTTTAGGCTCGCTTATTTGCACCATGTTCACTGACCCAACAGATGAATTTTCGTCATCAATGATCATTTCTTCAAAAGGGAAATAACTCCATTGGATTGAGTAATAATGTCAATGCTTATTGTGGATGACTAGAGTGAGATAAAAAGGCCTTTCTAGATGTGGACAGCAGCCTCGCTAGAGGAAAGAGGGATGGACTGAACAGGAGGTTTCTCGATCCTAGCAATTAACCCTTCTAGTTCAACAGGGTCCATCAAGTCATCGAAAGAAGCTTCTCCTATAAAAAGAAGCGTCAtgtcaaaaaaagagaggaggaaaggTCAAACATTTGCAAGGTAAATaaattagtaaaaaatttaCCAGTGCTTTGGACTTGTGGGGTTGATGAAGGCAACAAATTTGAAGAGGTAGCTTGCCACGAGTTCTTTGAAGAGGCATGATCTAagatagacaaaaaaaagaaaagaaagaagacaatTTTCTTTGCTTCAACACAAGAATTGTATACCTTTGAAGGTAGCCATAGCAGCAGAAGATGTGGCAGACTTCGAGGGTAAATATCCTGAAAAATGAAGGACACAAATAAAGTCTAGAAAAATGGGGACAATAAAAtaagtgacaaaaaaaagagagggtgtTATACCAGTAGGTTTGGGAGATCCGCTAAGAGCTGTTGATATTATGGAATGGCTAGAAGGATGACCTGGAAAGAGAGTAAAACAAAGATGAGCAAAcaatatcaataaaaaaaaatgattctgTATGCAAGCAAGATGTAATACCCTTAAAAGCACTCTTAGGAGAACAATCTGACAATGGGGTATAATTATATAACTCGTCAGTTTCATCCTCACTCTCATCATCCTCATCCTTCGTTTCTCCTTGCGAGTCATGCTTTGATTCCCCTTGCGAACGATTAGATGCCGAAGCTGaatattctgaagatgaagaAATGCTAGGGGCCTTTAAGCTTGCTTTAACTCGCCCCAAGACAAGCAATTCACGCCCCTTCTCAAATTTGTTTAAGATAGCTTGTACATCTTTTCCTTCTAGAATGGAATCTTTGCCCTCAAAGAGAGAATCAATGTAAGCTCTAAATTGGTCCAAAGAGGAGACAAACTCTTGTGAAGAATGATCAAAGTTCTCAGGAAACATCGTCTCCAATGGGCAAATCACAGCCTCAGGATCCTCAAACTTAAAATAAACGGTTGTACCACAAAAATGGCGACACTTGGACTCCAAGATATTAAGAAGATATCTTTGAGGATATCTTCTTGGAGAGGATCTCGCTGCTTTATCCGGACCAGGAGAAGGTCTCGCTACTTCATTAGGTCCAAGTAACATACCAGAAGACTTCAAGGATCTACCAGAAGAAGATTGTCTCGAAGTTGAAACACCTGGAATAAGAAGAGGAGCAAGTGAAATATGATGTTCTTGCCCATCTAAAGAAGATCCCAGCTCTGGTAAGCATATATGATGCCTTGATGATGTCACCAGAACTTAGAAATTTATTGGTTTATGCCTTGTCCAATCCGGATGATTTTCGCAAGGAGGTCCAAGAAAAGGGGCAAAAGAGCACAACTACATGCTTGTCTACAGTAGCATTTGGTGATGAGGATATGTATGATGAAACACCATATCACAATCGACCCTTGTTCATCACTGGTCTTGTTCTTAACACCAAAATCTCTCGGGTTTTGGTTGATGGCGGGTCCGTAGTAAATTTACTGCCAAAAAGGGCTTTGGGCATAATAGGGGTTCGATTATCCCAATTACAGCCATGTCTTCTGGTGATTCAAGGGTTCAATCAAAATGAACAACGCCCCATGGGAAAATTAAATTGCGAACTAAATTTGGTGGCATCAAGGAAGATACCGAGTTTCTGGTGATTGATGTAGACACTTCCTACAATGCCTTGCTTGGGAGACCATGGTCACATAATCATATGGCGGTGCCCTCTACCTACCATCAGTGCATCAAATATCCATTACCTCCACCTATAAATGAAGGGATAATTGTTGCGGATAATGATCCCTTTAATGGGGTTGAAGCTTACTATGCGGATGCTCGTTTTTACACAAAGGCTTCGCAAAATAGAGTGAAGGGCTCAACAGATACTAAAAGCGTGAAATCTCCGACAAAGAGGGCATTTCGCTACATTCCAAAGTCTCAAAGGAAGCCAGGGACAAGTGCTTTAGCTCCGATAAACCCAACTTTGGAGTTAAAAGATGCATTTGTCTTGCCATTACAGAAGGCAGAATGCACATATGTGGAGAACTATCGTAAATTTGTAGTCCCTGCAAAAGAAAGTTCAGGATCATAATCTCAAAACTGTGGAGATATCAAGTCCAATAAGACCAAGTTCTGCTGCAAACATTACAAAAACGTTAGTGAAAGTTGGTCTTGATCCTGAAAAAGTATCCACACAAACAGTAGCACCTTTTGACTCTGTGCTAACTCATGCACAAGCCAAATCCCTTCAGCAAGGAAGTCCTATTGTGGCCACCAGGGAAGGATTGGGTTATCAAGCCGCGGAAGAAAAGCTCTCTGTAAATATGATTACAGTGGAAGGGGCCTCAGATGATGGGATTGAAGATGAGACATATCCCATACCAACACAATCTGAAGAAGGAGGTCAGGCTACAATTGACGAGCTTCACGAAGTCAATCTTGGTGATGAAGGAGAGAATAAGCCAACTTTCATCAGTGCAAACTTGGCAGAGGGAGAGGCTCAGAGGTACATCTCTTTTCTAAAAGAGCATCGcgatgtttttgcatggactTACAACGAGATGCCTAGACTTGATCCTGGAGTTGCAGTTCATAGACTCGCAATCCATCCTGAGAAATGGCCTGTTACACAAGCACCAAGAAGGACACGGCCAGAATTGACGTCCCAAATCGAGGCTGAAGTCGATAAACTCCTTACAGCCGGATTCATTAGAGAGGTTAAATACCCGACTTGGTTGGCAAACATAGTCCCAGTTCcgaaaaagaatgggaaaataCGGATTTGTATTGACTTCCGCGATCTCAATGAAGCTTGTCCTAAAGATGACTTTCCTTTACCCATCACCGAACTTTTGGTTGATGCAACCACAGGTTACGAAACCTTGTCATTCATGGACGGATATTCGGGTTATAATCAAATCCGAATGGCCCCCGAAGATGAAGAGTTGACAGCTTTTAGATCTCCAAAAGAGATCTTTTGCTATACGGTGATGCCTTTTGGTCTaaaaaatgctggggcaacatacaaAAGAGCAATGACAGTGATATTTGGTGATATGTTGCATAACATCGTTGAGTGCTATGTTGATGATCTTGTCGCCAAAACTAGAAATAAAGAAGATCATTTGGATGACTTGAAGCAAATTTTTGAACGCTTAAGGCGGTACAAGCTAAAGATGAACCCGTTAAAGTGCGCTTTTGGGGTTTGTTCAGGTAAATTCCTTGGGTTTGTAGTTCGAAGCAGAGGAATCGAAATTGATCCTGCGAAAATCAAGGCTATCCTCGAAATGCCTCCCCCCCAAAATTTGAAGGAGTTGAAAGGGTTACAAGGAAGATTAACCTATATAAGAAGGTTCATCTCTAACTTAGCAGGGCGATGCTTGCCGTTCTCAAGGCTAATGAAAAAGGGTATACCTTTCGAATGGGATCAATCATGCCAAAACGCATTTGATAGTATCAAGGCATATCTCATGAAACCCTCGGTACTTATGAGCCCAACCAAAGGAAAATCATTGTTGCTATACATTGCTGCTCTTGACTGCTCATTGGGAGCCCTTTTGGCCCAACATAACGAACAAGGGAAAGAACAGGCTTTGTATTATCTAAGTCGTACTTTGGTTGGTGTAGAACTCAACTACTCTCCGATTGAGAAAACATGTCTCGCTTTGGTGTTCGCCTTGCAAAAGTTAAGACATTACGTCTTGGAGCATGAAGTCAAATTGATATCAAAGGCTGACCCTTTGAAGTATATATTGTCAAGGCCAATACTCTCTGGGAAAATTGCAAAATGGGCTGTAATCCTCCAACAATTTGCAATTGCTTATGTTTTCCAAAAAGCAGTAAATGGTCAAGCCTTAGCAGACTTTTTAGCAGCGCACCCAATCCCTGATAATTCACCTCTAGCCATTGATCTACCAGATGAAGAGGTCATGCAAGTTGAAGTTCAAAAAGCATGGGAgatgtacttcgatggggcaaCAAGGAGTCCAAATGGCCAAAAGCAAGAAgatataaaaaataacaactcTGGAATCGGTGTTGTGTTCGTCACACCAAATAATGCCATAATCCCTTATTCCTTTGCCTTGACAAAAGGATGTTCAAACAATGAGGCAGAATATGAAGCTGTAATTGCTGTATTGGAATTGGCATTGCAAATACCGATCGAAGAGCTCTTAGTCTGTGGAGATTCTGAGTTGGTGATAAAACAGTTGTGTGGAGAATATATCGTTAAAAAAGCAAGCTTGGCCCCATACCACGAAAGGGCTAGCCAGTTGCTTTCACAATTCAAGAAAGTTAACATTTTCCATGTTAAAAGAAGAATAAATGCTCAAGCAGACTCCTTGGCAAGTTTGGCTGCCTCGCTCTCCCTGCTTGATAGGGAGACAATAACTGTTACAGTTGGAGAAAGAAGAGTTCTACGACCCTTAATTGAAATCTCAGAAGTATTGCCAGTTTTTGCAGCCACAATAAAAGAAGGTGACGAAAATTGGCGTGAGCCCTTTATAAATTACCTCCAACATGGTAGGCTTCCAGAGGATAAAGCAAAAAGGGCAGCGGTAAAGCGTCAAGCCACAAAATTCATCATGTAGAAGGACGCATTATACAAAAGATCCTTAGATGGAATGTATATGCGTTGCATAGCCAATGAACAGGCTCATGAAGTTATGGCGGAAGTTCATAGTGGTGTATGTGGAGCACACCAAAGTGGTCCAAAGTTACATATGCAATTAAAACGTCTTGGATATTATTGGCCAACCATGATTTTTGATTGCATTAATTATGCAAAAAGTTGCCAAGTTTGCCAATATCATGGAAATTTTATCCATCAGCCTCCAGAGCCTTTACATGTGACAACATGCTATTGGCCATTTGTAGcatggggcatcgatgttattgggcCTATCAAGCCATCATCCTCTGCAGGTGATAAATACATCATAGCTGCCAaagattatttctcaaaatgggcaGAAGCAATTGCTTTGAAAGAAATGAAGAGTGGGAATGTCTTAGATTTCATCCGAACCCATATCATCTATAGGTTTGAGGTCCCAGATAGTATCATAACTGATAATGGGCAACCCTTCAGAAGTGGTCCATTATACAGGTTATATTCCAAGTACAACATAAAGATCAACCATTCTTCGCGATACCATGCGCCTGCTAATGGCTTAGCTGAGGCTTTCAATAAGATTCTatgcaaaattatcaaaaagatGGTTGAGCGAAATAAAAGAACTTGGCATGAGAAGTTACAAGAAGCATTATGGGCTTTTTGAACTTCGCATAGAACTCCAACTCAAGCAACACCCTATTCCTTGGTGTTTAGGGGGGAAGCTGTATTGCCACTCAAAGTACAAATACCTTTTTTAAGAGTAGCAATACAGGAATCCCTAACGGAAGAAGAAAGTGCAAAAATAAGGATGGTAGAGCTTGAAGCCTTGGATGAAAGAAGACTATATGCTTAACAAAACTTGGAGATATACCAGCAAAGAATGGCCAACGCTTTCAATAAGCGAGTCCGGCTTCGTTCATTTAAGAAAGGGGATTTGGTGTTGTTGGTTAGAAGACCAATAGCCATGTCTCGAAGGACTAAAGGAAAGCTTGAGCCTAAGTGGGATGGGCCCTATGTCATTGAGAAGGTTTATTCTAATGGGGCTTATTTGCTGATCACAATGGATGGCGAGCGGATCATCCCTCCCACCAATGCAAGGTTCTTGAAAAGGTATTTTCCTTAAATAAAGGCccgctaggttgaaaacccgcaagggcggcctaggcaaaagttagggcataaaaaaaaaaaaaaagagcccgctaggttgaaaacccgcaagggcggcctaggcaaaagttagggTGTAAAAAGTCCTGCTAGGTCAAAAAACCCAACCTAGGCAAAAATTAGGGCAAACAAAAAATGGGTGGTTCTAGGAATGCACGTGATTGGCTGGGGTGTATGTGCCAACCTAGTTGGGATATACATCTTTAGTAATGATGCAATTAATCCTAGAtccttcataaaaaaaataaacaaaccacCAATGGTGCAATATGCGGCTAAACTGCTAAAACACCTCACCGAAATCCAAGGTGATAAATCTAAGGATACTCCTGGCCCGCAAGAGTTTAAACTGTGAACGGCAAAACAACcccaacaaaccaaacaaaccataCTCCTGGCCCGCAAGAGTCTAAACTGTGAACGGCAAAACAACATCAATAAATACTCCTAGCCCGCAAGAGTTCAAACAATCTCAATAAATAAACCATGCTCCTAGCCCGCAAGAGCTTAAACTGTATACAGCTAAATAAAGTCTAAAAATCCGAACAAAATAGAGTTCAAATAAACCAAAGCGACAATATTAGTATTCAAGGGTGGAAAACTATTAGCAGCATCAAGTGCTTCTTCCACAGTAGAATACTTGACTAATTCACTTTGGGAAGAAGATTACGAAGCCTTGCATGAAGACAAACAACTCCAACTCTAGATTTTGAGCAAAATCTCATCTTCATGAATAGTGACATGTTTTGTGAGCTTGGACAAAGAGGGGAAGATCTCGAGCattttttaagggaaaatttATGATgctagaaaaaaaagaaagaaagaaaaggggtCAATTCAATTTGCACAGCCAATGAAGTTCAAATGAAGACACTCATAgcaaaagacaaataaagatgAATATCCTTAAAAGTCTTTCAACAAGGATCCCATGAGGACAAAAGAGGATGAAAACCCTTGAAAGCCCTAAATGTAATTGGATCTCAACAAAAGCCCCTGTAAGGAAGCAGATGTCAGGTACAGCTTCAAACCCATAGAAAGGGGATCAACACAAGCCTTTGGGAGCCAAAGCCAAAAGGAAGCTCCTTTGAGAGCCTCTAAAGACAAATGAAGAATATTCTCTCCGACAGAATCTTGGCAATGCAAAGATAAAGCCATTAAGAGAATCTCAAAAGTCTAAGagacaaataaagaaaaattcccTTTCAGCAAAGCCTTCTTCAAGACAGATGTTGAACCCTTTTACAGGAATCTTCTGCAAAACCTTTGAAGGAGAACAAGCAGGAGAATCCTCAAATTCAATAACATGATTAAACCTCTCAAAGGCCTTAAAAGAGACGAAAATGAGAGGAGAATCTGTTAGAAAATCGAAAGACCAGTCGACAAAATCCTCAACAACAAGGGTATCAGAGAAGAGTCCAAATGGATTTGGAGATGAGCCTGACAAAAGCCTCTCACAAGAGACTAAAGCCAAAAGTGACAAAAATTCCCCGAAAGGAATTAGAGCCAGATAAGGAGCATAAATACATGAATTGAACCGAGTAACAACAAATTTGTTACCTTGCAAGCAACGGTAAATAGAATTGCGCAAATAGGCCCTGAAAATCAAGAACAGGAGCAAAAATAAGGgcgttaaaaaaaagagagagtctTATGACAATAATAAAAAAGGTGAGACTCAGCCTTTTAACTTGAGTTTTGGGCTAgctttttgtggagaaaataTGTTTCAGTACAATATACCATGCAGGCCGTGGGACATTATTATTCAAACAAGGAAAAGTAAGGTGACTTGCTGGAGATTAGAAAAAAGAATGGTGTTTGGATTTTaaccaagtaaaaaaaaagaagatgtttGACATCTTACTGAAAAGCTTTGCACAGCTACAGAGTCAAAGAAAAAGACTTGTCGAAAAGAGAAAATTGCAGCAAATGAATGGAAActactgcaaaaaaaaaaaaaaaatttgtagcaaaaaaaaaaaaacgaattactgtagcaaaaaaaaatgatattactatggcaaaaaaaaaaaaaaagaagaaaagaaaaaaaaaaaaaccaacttacCTGAGCAAGGAATCTGTTAAAGCTAGAAGGGGAAAGACCTGGTATTTgcttgatgaaaaaaaaaaagaaaaaggaaaagcatcagcaaagaagaaagtgctgtgaaaagaaaagaaattgaagtttgaggaaagaagaaaattccTTACTGCAAAAGACGAAATCTGTAGATGTGCAGAGGTTTTTTTACAGAGACAGCTCTATATATAAGGAGCCAATACGACTTATTGAGTAAAGAGAAGTCGTCGTCAAAACAACTCTACATGGGATAAAATTTGGGAAGCCAGTGCATATCTTTTGACTTCTAAATGAGTCAGGTCTCTCAAGAAGCCTTAATGAAAGAGTTCTTTCCAAACCTTCTGGTCAAAGACTCCTATAAGGGGAAAATTCGCAGCTTTTATTGGAGTTGTTGGAGctttcttattaaaaaaaaaataaaaatcttggCATCAATCTGATAGGCCAAGGCAAGAGTCCAAGAATGGGacaagaaaagagaaacaagTGTCCTTTTCAAACTCTATTGGAAACAAGAGTATGCAGATTTTGGAATCCTATTATGATATGGAtttatacaacaaaaaaaaaccagtataaaaaaaaaagttgctggATAATTTATAAAGTTCTACTGCAAAGAAGGGAACCTGAGAATAAGTCCTACTCAGACTTGGATTCTTAGAAAAGATACGCGCGCGCGCCCGcgcgcacacacaaaaaaaaaaaaaaagagctgtTAGCTGCAGTGAAATACTAGGCTTGGTCCACAccaaaatatcaacaaaaaaaaaagaaaaaaagaaaaagggtagCCTGTAGATGCAAAACCCTCAAAGAAGttatacaaaaagaaaaggcctACGAGGCTTACAAAAAATCTACACACAATATTCATGATATATGGAAATACTACATGGGAAAGGGTTGCCCATTCAAAACCCCATAAAGGTGAGGCCATATAAAAGcctatgataaaaaaaaaatcagcacaaAAATAAAGTGCTCATGAAAATGgttgttaaaaataaaattaaaaaaaagccccgctaggttgaaaacccgcaagggcagCCGAGGCAAAATTAGggtataaaaaattaaaaaatcccgctaggtcaaaaaaaaaaaaaaaacctagccaAAAATTAGGGTAAGCAAAAAAAGGAGAGGTGCGGGCCTTGCAAAGTCAAAAGACACGGCCACCAAAAGCTTGAGTTCAAGTAAACAAGGACTTGCAAAAAATGCAGCACATTCAAGATATTAAGACCATCTTACTACAAGAAGTGCCAAGAGATCGTGACTCGTGCAAGTCAAAACTTGCTTGCACGACTCACGAGGGGCATTTGTTGGCACATAAATTTCAACCAAAGATTGATGAATATCTTATGTTGGGCTTGCGGACTAAAAGGCATGTAAAGAGTCTAAAAGCATGTTGACCCAGCGAGCTCGCGAATCAACAAACATGTGTTGACCCGACAAGCCTAACGAGCATATGAACTTGCAGAAGAAGTGTTGACCCAGCAAGTCCGCGAATCAATAAATACGTGTTGGCTCGACAAGTCTAACGAATATATGAGCCTACGGAAGAAGTGTTGACCCAGCAAGCCTGCGAATCAACAAACACGTGTTGGCCCGACAAGCCTAGCGAATATATGAGTCTGCGGAAGAAGTAGCAAGACTACAAATCAGTCGAACCATATAAGCCCAAATCTCGCAAGGCCTACAAATCAAATATTCAGTTGAATCATGTAGGCCCACATTTCGCAGGGCCTACAAACCAAATATGGGTTCACGTAGTCTCAAATTAGTATGTAGAGCCCAATAAACACTCCTGTGGAAGCAGAAGAATATTACAAGATGGATGTCATCTGATGCAACcaacattcaaaatttaaaaagactGAGAAGATATGATATCATCCTATCCTCTGGCAACAAtgattcaaattcaaatgaatTATTTGGCGGCCAAGCATTTGATGATAGAAGcccctataaatatgaggtccATCATCAAAGGAAAAGGATCGGAGATCTCTCTCATCGTATGTATCAGACCTTGGAGCTCTCTCACCTATCTCTCATCTACCTTAGGACCTCAATCTCAGATCAGACCTAACATCTCTCATCTATCTCTCATCGACCCCAAGATCTCAAACCTCAGATCTCATACTTCATCTCTCAACTCTTCACCATCACACCTCTTTTCCCTCAACGTAGAAAATatacggagagagagaagatatacCCCATTCACGCAAAACCACTATGATCTACAACCATCAAAGCAACCTACTCGCTCACTACCACCTGCAATCTTCAACAAATTTCGAAGACCAGTAAGAGTAAGCATATCAAGCGATAGGTAAAGGGTTCCAATCCCTCTAAATGTATCCAGTATTCTCTGTCTTGATGTAAACAAGGGTTTTAAACCCCAATCATCAATAAAGTTAAATTATTCCAGTCtatttcttgttctttattCTTTATTAATCGGAggttttatttttaagtatgtAATTAACGATTTGAAATCCAAATCGGAAATAGGAGCCTgcatataaaaaaatcaacactGTTCGCTTGAACAGTGGATATTTGAGATATGGATTTCGAAGCGTGGATAAATTCTACGGTTCAAAATTTATGTCTGTAAATttctggctctgataccaatttgttgtgccgaacacgaaattgagaatataacaaatcaacaagcgataaataagaacacaaggatatacgtggttccgttcaagcacaaagcaagaacgtactccacggggaaaaaagcaagaggattcactacAAACGGGGAGAGAAataaagagccggctatacccataactctacttgaagcaccaaacagatatctagggacaaatctctggtggaacccaaaagggagacacaaacccttgatggaaccctaagagcataaacaaaaccctaatatctaagcccttgaacaaaagaccataaccctaggaGCCCCtaaggtccctatttataggaaaacactaaataaacctaaatcgaataggaataggaatcctagtcaatttaggaattctagtcaatttccaacaaatctccaccttgacttgaattccatcgAATTCAACACTATAGGCAATCCTC contains the following coding sequences:
- the LOC131331161 gene encoding uncharacterized protein LOC131331161 — encoded protein: MAVPSTYHQCIKYPLPPPINEGIIVADNDPFNGVEAYYADARFYTKASQNRVKGSTDTKSVKSPTKRAFRYIPKSQRKPGTSALAPINPTLELKDAFVLPLQKAECTYVENYLKVGLDPEKVSTQTVAPFDSVLTHAQAKSLQQGSPIVATREGLGYQAAEEKLSVNMITVEGASDDGIEDETYPIPTQSEEGGQATIDELHEVNLGDEGENKPTFISANLAEGEAQRYISFLKEHRDVFAWTYNEMPRLDPGVAVHRLAIHPEKWPVTQAPRRTRPELTSQIEAEVDKLLTAGFIREVKYPTWLANIVPVPKKNGKIRICIDFRDLNEACPKDDFPLPITELLVDATTGYETLSFMDGYSGYNQIRMAPEDEELTAFRSPKEIFCYTVMPFGLKNAGATYKRAMTVIFGDMLHNIVECYVDDLVAKTRNKEDHLDDLKQIFERLRRYKLKMNPLKCAFGVCSGKFLGFVVRSRGIEIDPAKIKAILEMPPPQNLKELKGLQGRLTYIRRFISNLAGRCLPFSRLMKKGIPFEWDQSCQNAFDSIKAYLMKPSVLMSPTKGKSLLLYIAALDCSLGALLAQHNEQGKEQALYYLSRTLVGVELNYSPIEKTCLALVFALQKLRHYVLEHEVKLISKADPLKYILSRPILSGKIAKWAVILQQFAIAYVFQKAVNGQALADFLAAHPIPDNSPLAIDLPDEEVMQVEVQKAWEMYFDGATRSPNGQKQEDIKNNNSGIGVVFVTPNNAIIPYSFALTKGCSNNEAEYEAVIAVLELALQIPIEELLVCGDSELVIKQLCGEYIVKKASLAPYHERASQLLSQFKKVNIFHVKRRINAQADSLASLAASLSLLDRETITVTVGERRVLRPLIEISEVLPVFAATIKEGDENWREPFINYLQHGRLPEDKAKRAAVKRQATKFIM